From the genome of Sulfurimonas paralvinellae:
TCTTTGTCAACCTAACGATCTGGCTTTTTTTGCGACAACATGAGCTCAATTTAAAGATAAAAGAGAGTATCTTAGTTGTTAACCTGTTATGGCTGCTTTTAGGTGTTGCCGGTGCGATGCCGATTATTCTCTATACGGATGTCTCCTATGCTTCTGCATTTTTTGAAGCTATCAGCGGATTTACAACAACGGGAGCCACTGTTTATACAGATATAGAATCACTGCCGCATATGATACTTTTTCACAGGAGTCTGATGCACTGGCTTGGAGGGCTTGGGGTCATTGTTTTAGGTGTCGGGCTGCTCTCTATGATAAATCCGACGGGTTCCTTGTCGCTTTTTAAAGCGGAATCGACAGGCGTACAGCTTGAAAAGCTTACGCCAAAGATAAAAGATACAGCGCTGAGCCTGTGGCTTGTCTACTTCGTTCTTACCTTTGTAGATATGCTCTTTTTGAAGTTTTTCGGTATGAGCTGGTTCGATGCGCTCAATCACGCTTTTTCAACGATATCGACAGGCGGTTTTTCAACAAAAAACAGCTCTATGGGTTACTTCACGCAAGATGGCATCATCTGGACGACAACGATTTTTATGCTGCTTGCCGGTATAAATTTTCTGGCACATCTCAAGCTCTATCATAAAGATGTTTCAGGTTATAAAAGTGAAGAGGTGCGATGGTATCTGTTCATCTTTTTAGCTTTGAGTCTTGCTTTGAGTCTTGTACATATGGATATTAGCGGAGATGGCTTCTATGATGCGCTGAAACACTCAAGCTTTACCATCGCTTCTGTAATGACGACAACTGGTTTTGCGACTATAGATTACGGTTCATGGTCTCATCTTGCTATTGCTATCATCTTTGTAGGTCTTTTAATGGGCGGTAATGCAGGCTCGACGGCTGGGGGCATTAAGATCATTCGCCATGTTATTATCTTTAAAACGCTCGCTTCGGAACTCAGACGTATCTTGCATCCAAATACCATTATATCGGTCTTTGTCGATGGTCTGAAACAAAAAGAGAGAATCCTCTCCTCGACCTTTGGTTTTTTTACGCTCTTTATGATTACCGTAGCTGTTGTAACCATCTACATTTATGCACGTGGTTATGATGCCATGAGTGCCATTTCAGGAGCTTTTGCTCTTGTTGGTAATGTCGGTCCGGGGTTTTCTCTTGTAGGTCCTTCGGATAACTTTGGATTCTTTAGTGATTTTGACAAACTTTTCTTTTCGTTGGCTATGATTATTGGAAGATTGGAGTGCTATACGGTCTTTGTGTTGCTTAGTAGCTCTTTTTGGAAGAAATTTTAGGATTTTTTGATAAAAACACTCCATTTGATTCGATTTGTGCAATAATTATAAAAAGGTTTGAACAGATACCCGTAAATAACTAGAAAGTATAAAAAAAGATGATACGAAAACATGCAACAGAGCAGACAGCCATTTTCTTTAGTGTTGCCAAGTGGGTAGTTTTGTCTTCCATCATCGGTGTCGCAATTGGAGCGACCGTTACGCTTTTTTTAAATATTTTAGCCTATAGCGAATCTTCACGCTCGCTACTTCCTTTTGATTTTTACTATCTTCTTCCTCTTGCATTGATTTTGAGTGTCTGGTTGACAAAAACCTTTGCACCAAGTGCCGAAGGGCATGGAACGGAGAAGGTTATCTCAGCCGTGCATAAACAAGATGGGCAAATAGATGTTTCTGTCATTCCAGTAAAAACTTTGACAACGGTTTTGACGATCTTTGCCGGTGGTTCTGTGGGGAAAGAGGGACCGGGTGCACAGATAGGTGCAGGTGTGGCTTCTGTTATCTCAAAACTGCTGAAATTTAATAAACAAGACAGAAAAAAACTTGTCATCTGTGGTATCAGTGCAGGTTTCGCTACTGTTTTTGGAACACCGATCGCCGGAGCGATATTTGGTGTGGAAGTGCTTATCATCGGTGTTATTATGTATGATGTACTTTTACCTTCTTTTATCGCCGGTTTTGCGGCTTTTACAACAGCGCAGTTTTTGGGAATTGAGTATACCTACTATGACCTGCACTTTTTCCAAGATGTCTCTTTGGATCTGGTACTTATTCTAAAAGTTGTTCTTGCAGGACTCTTTTTTGGTTTTGTCTCTGATCTGACGATAACAGCAATCTCCCATACTCACAGCTATATTAAAAAAATTAAGGTCAGCTCTTATATTAAAGCATTTGTTGGTGGTCTTGTTATTGTCGGATTGACACTCGTTTTTGGAGAGCAGTACATTGGATTGGGGCTTGGTACTATCAGTGACGCACTCAATCCAAACCCGATGCTCTCAGAAAATATTCACTGGTATACATTCATTCTAAAAACAATTTTTACCTCACTCTCTTTGGGTGCCGGAGGTAGCGGCGGTGTCATTACTCCTATCTTTTATATCGGAGCGACAAGCGGGAATTTTCTTGGTTCTGTCATCTCTCCTGAACATATACCTCTTTTTGCAGCACTTGGGTTTGTGAGCGTCGTTGCGGCAACGACAAACACGCCTATTGCATCAACGATTATGGCTGTTGAGCTGTTTGGAATAGATATCGCCCATTATGCCGCTCTTGCAGCAGTTATCAGCTTTTTGATTTCTGGGCATAGAAGTATTTTTTCATCACAGATATTGGCAATGAGAAAGTCAGAGATGCTGAGTGTGAAGATAGGTGAAGAGGTAGAGCATATCAACATCTCGCTTGAAGAGCATGAGATGGATAAGATCGAGAAGCTCAGAAGAAAGCTTCATAAAAAGAACAAGAAAAAATAGAACTCTATTCTTGTAACATTCGTACCTCACGTTGCGGAAAAGGAATGCTTATATTCTCTTTTTGCAGTGCATTGAAAATTCCCAAGTTGACTTCATACTGTGTTTTAAAGAAACTTTTTGTCGGTGCCCAGTATCTGTAAGCGATATCTATAGAACTGTCATTGAATTTTTCTATACCTACTATCGCTTCATTCTCTTTGTTGATATCTTTGTGTTGATTGAGCGTTTGTGTTATTGTTGTTATAGCGTGTGTTACATCACTGTCGTAAGCGATGCCGACACTTCCCTCGACTATACGAAAGGCAAATGAGTTTACAAGAATATCACCGATCATATACTTGTTAGGGATGGTTATCTGCTCGCCGTCTTCATTAACCAAAACGGTGTAGGCAAGTTTTATATCTTCTACTTCTCCATAGACATCATGAATAGTGATCGTATCCCCTATCTTGAAGGGTTTCGTGATGATGAGAACGATGCCTGCTGCAAAGTTGGAAACACTTCCTTGGAGTGCGAGACCGGCTGTGAGTGAGATTGCACCGAGTGCGGCAATAAATGGAGCGATTGAGATGCCGAGTTTTCCAAGCGCCAACACAGCCATCATGGCGATAACTAAAAAACGTACCAGATTTGCAGTGAATTTACTAACTGTTTCATCAAGATTTTTCTTTAGTAACAGACGCAGGGTTATCTTATGGACATATTTTGCGGCTATAACACCAATGACCATAATAAGAACAGCACCTATGATTTGCAGTGAATAGTTCGCTAAGAACTCCATCATCACATCATAAAATTTATTTATTTTCTGTAATTGTTCATTCATCTTTTGTTTCCTTTAAAGATCATCCATTGTTAGTCGCAATCCCTTGATATGTGAGACGGGATAAGAAAAAGTGAGTCCATGCCCTTGCCCTGTAATATCGAGTTTTGTCATAACGGATTCTATAATTTTATCGACATTTTTTGTCTTTGTTATAAACATCAGGTTGGAATCGGTTGCATTTGTGTGCAGACGGTTATAGAAGTTGTCCATCTGCGTTAAACCCATACCATGGGCTTCCATAATAGTTACGCCGCGTGCTCCTGCCTCACGTGCGGCAAGAAGCGCCTCTTGGGTTTTTTCTTTTGGAACGATAACATGCACGGCAGAAAAGGCCATGTCATAAGAGTGTGATTTGTCTGTCCCTTCGACATTGATGGTTGAGAGTTTCATATTGTGGACATCTTCGAGTGCATGTCGCAGTTCATTCATGTGCAGCTCTTCTTTTTCATGTTCACCTTTGACACCCATCCTTTCGGTAATAAGACCATAAAGCATGACCGTTATCATGGGGAACAAAGAAGCAAAAGCAATCAGCCCGAAACCATCTATGAGCGGATCACGATTGGGTATATTTGTTGCAAGACCGAGACCGATGGCTGCAACAAGCGGAACAGTGACTGTAGAGGTTGTTACTCCGCCGCTGTCGTAAGCGATAGGAACGATGTACTTTGGTGCAAGAAAAGTAAGCACGATAACAAAGAGGTATCCTGCCATAATATAGTAGACGATCTCTCCACCCACAACGATTCTGTATGCCCCGAGTGCAATACCGATGGCAACACCAAGGGCAACGAAAATGCGTAAAACGAAGTCATTGATCCTGCCGTCACTGATCTCTTTTGCCTTGCGTGCAATGGCGGTAAGAGAGGGTTCCGCCATAGTTGTGGAAAAACCGATGAGAAAACCAAAAGCGTAGATGATTATGTTGTTGTCATACTGCGTCAGCTCAAAGGCCATAGTCTCACCAACTGAGAAAAGCCCCATCTCTAAACCGACAATAAAGGCATCGAGACCAATGATAACAAGAGTAAAACCGATGATGACCTGCTTGATATTTTCTATCTTCTTTTTCAGGATCACGTACTGGAAGAAGAGAATGACACCAAGTATGGGAATAACATCACTGACTACACCTAAAAGACCTTTTAAAAGTGTGAGTGGATCGAACTGCATCTCTACTTTTTCAATGCTTTCAATAACAGGAGGCAGGAGTGTTTGTGTTGGGTCGACGAATTCATAGACGACAATGCCGTAAAGCTGTACGAAGATCATAGGTGTCAGTGAGGCAAAGGCAATGAGTCCAAATCCGTCAAGAACCGGATTGCGTCCTTTAATGGTTGAGGAGAGGCCAATGCCAAGGGCGGCAACAAGAGGAACGGTTACTGTTGATGTTGTCACACCGCCAAGATCATAGGCTAGACCGACAATTTCCTGTGGTGCAAAGGCAGTTGCTGCAACGACCAATATATAGCCGCTGATAATGTAGTAATGGATGGGATGGCCTTTGATGATACGCCAGACACCAAGGATGATAGCAAAGCCGACAGAAAAGGCAACGACAGTTCGTAAGATTGTTGCATCAATACGTCCGTCACTGATAGAAGCGGCTTTATCGGCAATGACAATAAGTGCCGGTTCGGCGATTGTCGTACCAAAACCTATCATAAAGCCAAAGATAAGCATCCAAAAGGTTGAGCCTTTATGTGCAAATTCACTTGCAAGCCCTTCACCAACTGGAAAGATACCAACTTCAAGTCCAAGTAAAAATACTGCCAGACCGACACCGACTATGGCAAGGCCGATGGCAGTGGAGAGCCAATGTTCAGGTATGCTTTGGATAATGGCGAGCTGAAAGAACATAATAACAAGAACAATAGGCAAAAGGTCTCGAAAAGACTCTTTTAGCAGTTGTAAAAAGGTTCGGATGTTTAACAAACTTTATACCCCTGTTTTTTTAATCTAATAATAACAAAAATTACTATGATTCTTGCTATACTTATAGAATGAAAGTTTTATTTATAGGCGGAATTAAGAGTGGAAAATCTCTTAATGCGGAAAAGTACATTCAAAAGATATCAAAAGCAAAGCCGGTATACCTCGCTACTACCGAGTTTATTGATGATGAAACAAAGCAGAGAATCCAGCAGCATCAAAAACAGCGCAGTGATAACTTCATAACGGTTGAAGAAGCATTGGTACTATCAGATGAGATAGAAAAACATGAAAAAACCGCTGTTTTGGTGGAATGTTTAAGTGTCTGGGTAAACAATATGCTCTATCATGAAAAATCTTTTGAGGATATGCAAGAAGAGATAAACAAGGTGATGATGCAAGAGAGAGATGTTGTTTTTGTTATCAATGATGTTAGCTGCGGTGTTATACCTGAAAATGCACTTGCGAGAAAGTTTGTCGATGTAAATGGCAAGATAGCACAGTTGGTTGCTGCTGAGTGTGATGAGGTCTATCATGTCGTTGCAGGTATCGCAACAAAAATAAAATGAGCAAGGTTTTAAAAGGGTTTGCATTGTCGCTCTCAATGTTGACGACACTGCCGTTTTTTAGAGTGCATGACTTTTACAAAGGCATCAACGGCTATGCCGTGATGTTCTATCCTCTTGTAGGTTTCATTCTGGGATCTGTTTTGTATGGAGTTTATGCTCTATTAATGTCATATTTTCCTCATTTTCATCTTGCTGCGATTATCTTTGCTCTGTGGGTTGTTTTAACAGGGGCACTGCATCTCGATGGTTTTGCCGATACAATCGATGGGCTATTTGTGCCAAAAGAGAGAGCTTTGGAAGTGATGAAAGACCCTCATAACGGTGGTATGGGCGTGACGTTCAGCGTTGTGTTTCTTATTTTAAAAGCCTCTTCGCTTGTCGCTCTGCCAAATTATGCCTATGCGCTCTTGCCTCTTGTCCTGTTGTTACCACGCCTAATGATTGTCTTTTGCATCTATTTTTTCCCTTATGTATCCGGCGGAATGAGCACAATCGCCAAAGAAGAGCTGCAAAGCACTCAGGTATTCATGGCATCATTATATAGTTTGCTATTTATTTTTTTATATAACGGATGGTTTTTGTTGATCGGTGCAGTTGTGCTGCTGTTACTTGTCAAACGATTTTTTATAAAACGTTATGGCGGTTTTACCGGTGATATCTATGGTTTTACCATTGAAGTGACGGAGTTATTATTGCTGAACTTAATCATTTTGGGCCTTGCGTGAAGATAACACTTGTGCGTCATACAGAAGTCGATGAGAAGTATCATAAAAAATATAATGGGCATATCGACATAGGACTCTCACGCAGAGGCATTGAGCAGGCAGAGGCTTTGGCAGCACTTTTGAAAGATGAACTGTTCGATCTGGTGTACGCTTCGGACCTGTTACGCTCACGGCAGACACTCGCTCCTTTTATACAGGCAAAAAATGCAATATTTATAGAAGAACTGCGTGAGAAGTTCTGGGGCAGACATGAGGGTAAGAGTTTCGATGAGATAATTACCGAGGGGGAAATAAAGTATGAAAATTTTGAGCAATGGATAGAAGCGCTCGATGGCGAGCCTTATGAAGCCTATATGAAAAGAGTACAACACTTCTTTTTAGAGTATCTGCCAAAACAAAATGCTAACACTGTTCTAGTTATTACTCACGCAGGTGTTATCCGTGTATTGATGGCTATTGTGAAAGACCTTTCGCTTGAAGAAGCTTTCTGCATCGATGTTCCATATGCTTCGGCTACTGTTTTTGATACGGATTTACAAACTTTTAGCACTATTAAATAAAAGCTTGGCTAAAATGTCACTCTTCAAACAAAGGACAGCTGGCCGAGTGGTCGAAGGCGCTCGCCTGGAACGCGGGTGTGGAGCAATCCACCGTGGGTTCGAATCCCACGCTGTCCACCATAATCTTATGCTATAATCATCCCATGAAAAGTAAAATCTTAGTCTTCTTACAGTTTTTCATTATTTTTTTAATGCTATTACCTTTTGGGTCACATACACTCTATCTTTATCCCGGTCTTTTTATAACAGCAGTCGGTATGATTGTTGGTTTTTTGGCGATTGGTGCGCATAAAAGGGGGAACTTTAATATTCGCCCTGATATTAAGGAGAGCTGTGAACTCGTTACTCATAGCATCTATGCCTATGTTCGGCATCCTATGTATCTTTCAGTACTCTTGATGATGCTTGGTATCACTGTGATCTATTTTAGTTACTATGAACTTGTGCTCTATCTTTTATTAGTGATTACCCTGCTTGTGAAGCTCACGTATGAAGAACATTTATGGCAGTGTCACAGTGAAGTGTATGAAGCTTACAAAAAGCGGACAAAACGGCTGATTCCTTTTCTCTTTTAATTTGCTATAATAGACTAAATGAAAAGGCAGGTGTATGCGGTTTTATCTTCTTAGTGCTGTGTTTATTCTTTTATTGAGCGCCTGTAGTGCTCCTATTCCGAAACCGGTGGCTGTTGAAAGAGCAGATAAAACAGTGGATTATCTTACGGATGTCAAGCCTGTCTTGGACAAACGCTGTGTCGTTTGCCACTCTTGCTATAACTCCCCTTGCCAGGCAAAGTTCAGCTCTTTTGAGGGTATAGATCGCGGAGCGAGTAAAATGGCGGTTTATAATGCCACTCGGTTGCGTGCCGCTGATCCTACTCGTCTGTTCATTGATGCCCAAACAACACAAGAGTGGAGAAAAAAAGGCTTTTTTACGCTCACGCAGTCAAAAGAGAATAACATCACTCATAATGATTCGATTATGATGCATCTTCTTTATGACAAAAAGATGCATTCTGAAATCATTGGTGATTATTCACCTGAACATGACGAACTCAGCTGTCCGAAAAATAAAGAAGAACTTGCAGATTATCTTGATGACAAGCCAAATCACGGAATGCCATACGGTTTTCCACAGCTTACAAACAAAGAGTACATGACAGTT
Proteins encoded in this window:
- a CDS encoding chloride channel protein; amino-acid sequence: MIRKHATEQTAIFFSVAKWVVLSSIIGVAIGATVTLFLNILAYSESSRSLLPFDFYYLLPLALILSVWLTKTFAPSAEGHGTEKVISAVHKQDGQIDVSVIPVKTLTTVLTIFAGGSVGKEGPGAQIGAGVASVISKLLKFNKQDRKKLVICGISAGFATVFGTPIAGAIFGVEVLIIGVIMYDVLLPSFIAGFAAFTTAQFLGIEYTYYDLHFFQDVSLDLVLILKVVLAGLFFGFVSDLTITAISHTHSYIKKIKVSSYIKAFVGGLVIVGLTLVFGEQYIGLGLGTISDALNPNPMLSENIHWYTFILKTIFTSLSLGAGGSGGVITPIFYIGATSGNFLGSVISPEHIPLFAALGFVSVVAATTNTPIASTIMAVELFGIDIAHYAALAAVISFLISGHRSIFSSQILAMRKSEMLSVKIGEEVEHINISLEEHEMDKIEKLRRKLHKKNKKK
- a CDS encoding DUF1538 family protein, whose amino-acid sequence is MLNIRTFLQLLKESFRDLLPIVLVIMFFQLAIIQSIPEHWLSTAIGLAIVGVGLAVFLLGLEVGIFPVGEGLASEFAHKGSTFWMLIFGFMIGFGTTIAEPALIVIADKAASISDGRIDATILRTVVAFSVGFAIILGVWRIIKGHPIHYYIISGYILVVAATAFAPQEIVGLAYDLGGVTTSTVTVPLVAALGIGLSSTIKGRNPVLDGFGLIAFASLTPMIFVQLYGIVVYEFVDPTQTLLPPVIESIEKVEMQFDPLTLLKGLLGVVSDVIPILGVILFFQYVILKKKIENIKQVIIGFTLVIIGLDAFIVGLEMGLFSVGETMAFELTQYDNNIIIYAFGFLIGFSTTMAEPSLTAIARKAKEISDGRINDFVLRIFVALGVAIGIALGAYRIVVGGEIVYYIMAGYLFVIVLTFLAPKYIVPIAYDSGGVTTSTVTVPLVAAIGLGLATNIPNRDPLIDGFGLIAFASLFPMITVMLYGLITERMGVKGEHEKEELHMNELRHALEDVHNMKLSTINVEGTDKSHSYDMAFSAVHVIVPKEKTQEALLAAREAGARGVTIMEAHGMGLTQMDNFYNRLHTNATDSNLMFITKTKNVDKIIESVMTKLDITGQGHGLTFSYPVSHIKGLRLTMDDL
- a CDS encoding mechanosensitive ion channel family protein produces the protein MNEQLQKINKFYDVMMEFLANYSLQIIGAVLIMVIGVIAAKYVHKITLRLLLKKNLDETVSKFTANLVRFLVIAMMAVLALGKLGISIAPFIAALGAISLTAGLALQGSVSNFAAGIVLIITKPFKIGDTITIHDVYGEVEDIKLAYTVLVNEDGEQITIPNKYMIGDILVNSFAFRIVEGSVGIAYDSDVTHAITTITQTLNQHKDINKENEAIVGIEKFNDSSIDIAYRYWAPTKSFFKTQYEVNLGIFNALQKENISIPFPQREVRMLQE
- the cobS gene encoding adenosylcobinamide-GDP ribazoletransferase gives rise to the protein MSKVLKGFALSLSMLTTLPFFRVHDFYKGINGYAVMFYPLVGFILGSVLYGVYALLMSYFPHFHLAAIIFALWVVLTGALHLDGFADTIDGLFVPKERALEVMKDPHNGGMGVTFSVVFLILKASSLVALPNYAYALLPLVLLLPRLMIVFCIYFFPYVSGGMSTIAKEELQSTQVFMASLYSLLFIFLYNGWFLLIGAVVLLLLVKRFFIKRYGGFTGDIYGFTIEVTELLLLNLIILGLA
- a CDS encoding methyltransferase family protein — its product is MGSNPTLSTIILCYNHPMKSKILVFLQFFIIFLMLLPFGSHTLYLYPGLFITAVGMIVGFLAIGAHKRGNFNIRPDIKESCELVTHSIYAYVRHPMYLSVLLMMLGITVIYFSYYELVLYLLLVITLLVKLTYEEHLWQCHSEVYEAYKKRTKRLIPFLF
- a CDS encoding TrkH family potassium uptake protein — protein: MNYKNITKILSIIGVTISAIFLLDIVVGLIYKEDYMKFLLYDALFFFVNLTIWLFLRQHELNLKIKESILVVNLLWLLLGVAGAMPIILYTDVSYASAFFEAISGFTTTGATVYTDIESLPHMILFHRSLMHWLGGLGVIVLGVGLLSMINPTGSLSLFKAESTGVQLEKLTPKIKDTALSLWLVYFVLTFVDMLFLKFFGMSWFDALNHAFSTISTGGFSTKNSSMGYFTQDGIIWTTTIFMLLAGINFLAHLKLYHKDVSGYKSEEVRWYLFIFLALSLALSLVHMDISGDGFYDALKHSSFTIASVMTTTGFATIDYGSWSHLAIAIIFVGLLMGGNAGSTAGGIKIIRHVIIFKTLASELRRILHPNTIISVFVDGLKQKERILSSTFGFFTLFMITVAVVTIYIYARGYDAMSAISGAFALVGNVGPGFSLVGPSDNFGFFSDFDKLFFSLAMIIGRLECYTVFVLLSSSFWKKF
- a CDS encoding histidine phosphatase family protein — encoded protein: MKITLVRHTEVDEKYHKKYNGHIDIGLSRRGIEQAEALAALLKDELFDLVYASDLLRSRQTLAPFIQAKNAIFIEELREKFWGRHEGKSFDEIITEGEIKYENFEQWIEALDGEPYEAYMKRVQHFFLEYLPKQNANTVLVITHAGVIRVLMAIVKDLSLEEAFCIDVPYASATVFDTDLQTFSTIK
- a CDS encoding bifunctional adenosylcobinamide kinase/adenosylcobinamide-phosphate guanylyltransferase — protein: MKVLFIGGIKSGKSLNAEKYIQKISKAKPVYLATTEFIDDETKQRIQQHQKQRSDNFITVEEALVLSDEIEKHEKTAVLVECLSVWVNNMLYHEKSFEDMQEEINKVMMQERDVVFVINDVSCGVIPENALARKFVDVNGKIAQLVAAECDEVYHVVAGIATKIK